Proteins found in one Promicromonospora sukumoe genomic segment:
- a CDS encoding helix-turn-helix domain-containing protein: MRIRDGFPGQRLRVLPTTVVRATSQAGPTSRLMVTDAGYFPHATNHGRVRRQGAAGTIVIVSSAGRGWCRTPGGLHRIGAAQALVIPAGVAHEYWADDDDPWTIWWMHVRGDDATEFEQHLAGHAGPDDVAVVEVHDLVRVVADLERVVDALETDETYPSLLRCAGAAWSVLAQIGADAAAGSPVRGEPVRAAQEYLRTHLDAVVEVAALARRFGLSTSHFSARFRAATGGGVVEYVKRLRMARACELLITTELPVADIARSVGYPDPFYFSRQFRSVHSCSPTDFRRNLHER; encoded by the coding sequence GTGCGCATCCGTGACGGCTTCCCCGGGCAGCGCCTGCGGGTGCTGCCGACCACCGTGGTCCGCGCGACGTCGCAGGCGGGCCCCACCTCGCGCCTGATGGTGACCGACGCGGGCTATTTTCCGCACGCCACGAACCACGGGCGGGTGCGCAGGCAGGGCGCAGCGGGGACCATCGTCATCGTGTCCTCCGCGGGCCGCGGCTGGTGCCGGACGCCGGGCGGCCTGCACCGTATCGGCGCTGCTCAGGCCCTGGTCATCCCCGCGGGCGTGGCCCACGAGTACTGGGCGGACGACGACGACCCATGGACGATCTGGTGGATGCACGTCCGGGGTGACGACGCCACCGAGTTCGAGCAGCACCTGGCCGGGCACGCGGGGCCGGACGACGTCGCCGTCGTCGAGGTGCACGACCTGGTGCGCGTCGTCGCCGACCTGGAACGCGTCGTCGACGCGCTGGAGACGGATGAGACCTACCCGAGCCTGCTGCGCTGCGCGGGCGCCGCGTGGTCGGTGCTCGCGCAGATCGGGGCCGACGCCGCCGCGGGCAGCCCGGTCCGCGGCGAACCAGTGCGCGCCGCGCAGGAGTACCTGCGCACGCACCTGGACGCCGTCGTCGAGGTGGCGGCGCTCGCCCGCCGGTTCGGGCTGAGCACGTCGCACTTCTCGGCGCGCTTCCGGGCGGCGACCGGCGGCGGCGTGGTCGAGTACGTCAAGCGGCTGCGGATGGCGCGGGCGTGCGAGCTGCTCATCACCACGGAGCTGCCCGTCGCCGACATCGCGCGCTCGGTGGGCTACCCGGACCCGTTCTACTTCTCGCGGCAGTTCCGCAGCGTGCACTCGTGCAGCCCGACGGACTTCCGCCGAAACCTCCACGAGCGCTGA